From one Luteolibacter sp. SL250 genomic stretch:
- a CDS encoding enolase C-terminal domain-like protein, with product MISTGQKPLIARYRIRSRGFLNAISGRREFEGVLIRVGGGFGCIHPWPELGDPTLDKCLADLEGPRRWPIVRRALRCAEYDEAARSRDESLFEEMEVPKSHATVTDPKLPAIQEAVEAGFNVIKIKGGRNPEKERAFLLEAVEEFPALKWRIDFNESLTPETVEAFLMGLPEKVRGAIDFIEDPCPFSETAWPALYRKTRVPLAIDREAGPHREGAQVCVIKPAIDEPFLLAEAAIAHRQRVVLTSYMDHPFGQAFAAWEAARLELQFPGITGACGLQTHHLFDANEFSEALGPWSPDFTPPSGTGLGFDDQLEALPWTRLY from the coding sequence ATGATCTCCACCGGACAAAAGCCGCTCATCGCCCGCTACCGCATCCGGAGCCGTGGCTTTCTCAACGCCATCTCCGGCCGCCGTGAGTTCGAGGGCGTGCTGATCCGCGTCGGCGGCGGCTTCGGCTGCATCCATCCATGGCCGGAGCTGGGCGACCCCACGCTCGACAAATGCCTCGCGGATCTGGAAGGACCGCGCCGCTGGCCCATCGTCCGCCGTGCGCTACGCTGCGCCGAATATGACGAGGCCGCGCGCAGCCGCGACGAGTCCCTGTTCGAGGAAATGGAGGTGCCGAAAAGCCATGCCACGGTCACCGACCCGAAGCTCCCGGCGATCCAGGAAGCGGTGGAAGCTGGCTTCAACGTCATCAAGATCAAGGGCGGCCGGAATCCGGAAAAGGAACGCGCGTTCCTGCTGGAGGCGGTGGAGGAATTCCCCGCCCTGAAATGGCGGATCGACTTCAACGAGTCCCTCACCCCGGAGACCGTGGAGGCCTTTCTGATGGGGCTGCCGGAAAAGGTGCGCGGCGCGATTGATTTCATCGAGGATCCCTGCCCGTTCTCGGAGACCGCGTGGCCCGCGCTCTACCGGAAGACGCGGGTGCCGCTCGCGATCGACCGCGAGGCCGGGCCGCACCGCGAAGGCGCGCAGGTATGCGTCATCAAGCCCGCCATCGACGAGCCGTTCCTGCTGGCGGAGGCGGCCATCGCCCACCGGCAGCGGGTGGTGCTGACCAGCTACATGGACCATCCCTTCGGCCAGGCGTTCGCCGCGTGGGAGGCGGCGCGGTTGGAACTGCAGTTCCCCGGCATCACCGGCGCCTGCGGCCTGCAGACGCACCACCTTTTCGATGCGAACGAATTCAGCGAGGCGCTCGGCCCATGGTCGCCGGACTTCACCCCGCCATCCGGCACGGGCCTCGGATTCGACGACCAACTCGAAGCGCTGCCATGGACGCGGCTCTACTGA
- a CDS encoding PhoH family protein — MINRTDESQALINEEETLPKIKTTRNQPVTSRPRPTELGLTAPNQTAKNYVLDTNVLLHDPAALERFKENHLCIPVDVLSELDKFKSEQTERGANARRVHRRLTEMFSCAQKVTRGVDTAEGGTIRLVIYDPESCPKSSSQLDSFHRIFPDRERVDHRILAATLLLMQHNKSPVVLVTKDINMQLKARAVGIDCQDYLNDKVDAREVSNYEVRRIEVDPMELHRFSSTGELLISPERFAGLATNEYLLLGAGEKQTIPARLHADGRFVKLNIPEVLKIPDGQTLKPLNLGQRFLIDALLNPDISLVTCYGHAGTGKTLVAVAAGLHEMFNRRYNGITVSRPVVAMGDQLGFLPGSLDEKMRPWLQPIHDALDLLMRPNVPLGPKRKQQKPNPGAPPAKKPYELLMEQGILEIEALCYIRGRSIPNRFFVLDEAQQLTPQEAKTVVTRMSRDSKLVLVGDPAQIDNPYVDSRSNGLVYTRNRLKGQPFVAHVALNRGERSELAEAGAQLM; from the coding sequence ATGATCAACCGTACCGATGAGTCACAGGCATTGATTAACGAAGAGGAAACCCTTCCAAAGATCAAAACCACCAGGAACCAGCCAGTGACCTCTCGACCGCGACCGACGGAACTGGGCCTCACCGCCCCCAACCAAACCGCCAAAAACTACGTCCTCGACACCAACGTGCTGCTGCATGACCCGGCGGCGCTGGAACGGTTCAAGGAAAACCACCTCTGCATCCCGGTGGACGTGCTTTCCGAACTGGACAAGTTCAAGTCGGAGCAGACGGAACGGGGCGCGAACGCCCGCCGCGTCCACCGCCGCCTGACGGAGATGTTCTCCTGCGCGCAGAAGGTCACGCGGGGCGTGGACACCGCCGAGGGCGGCACCATCCGCCTGGTGATCTACGATCCGGAGTCGTGCCCGAAGAGCTCCAGCCAGCTCGACAGCTTCCACCGCATCTTCCCTGACCGGGAACGTGTGGACCACCGCATCCTGGCGGCGACCCTGCTGCTGATGCAGCACAACAAAAGCCCCGTCGTGCTGGTGACCAAGGACATCAACATGCAGCTCAAGGCCCGCGCCGTGGGCATCGACTGCCAGGACTACCTCAATGACAAGGTGGATGCGCGGGAGGTGTCCAACTACGAGGTCCGCCGTATCGAGGTGGACCCGATGGAGCTGCACCGCTTCTCCAGCACCGGGGAGCTGCTCATTTCACCCGAACGCTTCGCCGGTCTGGCCACCAACGAATACCTGCTGCTGGGCGCCGGGGAAAAGCAGACCATCCCCGCCCGCCTGCATGCCGACGGCCGCTTCGTGAAACTCAACATCCCGGAGGTGCTGAAGATCCCCGACGGGCAGACGCTCAAGCCGCTCAACCTGGGCCAGCGCTTCCTCATCGACGCGCTGCTCAATCCGGACATCTCGCTGGTCACCTGCTACGGCCACGCCGGCACGGGCAAGACGCTGGTCGCCGTCGCCGCCGGCCTCCATGAAATGTTCAACCGGAGATACAACGGCATCACCGTGAGCCGCCCGGTGGTGGCCATGGGCGACCAGCTCGGCTTCCTGCCCGGCTCCCTGGATGAGAAGATGCGCCCGTGGCTCCAACCGATCCATGACGCGCTGGATCTGCTGATGCGTCCGAACGTCCCGCTGGGACCGAAGCGCAAGCAGCAGAAGCCGAACCCCGGCGCGCCACCGGCCAAGAAGCCCTATGAGCTGCTGATGGAGCAGGGCATCCTGGAGATCGAAGCGCTCTGCTACATCCGTGGACGCTCGATCCCGAACCGGTTCTTCGTGCTGGATGAGGCGCAGCAGCTCACCCCGCAGGAGGCGAAGACGGTGGTCACCCGGATGTCCCGCGACTCGAAGCTGGTCCTCGTCGGCGACCCCGCCCAGATCGACAATCCCTATGTGGACAGCCGCAGCAACGGCTTGGTCTATACGCGCAACCGGCTCAAGGGTCAGCCGTTCGTCGCCCACGTCGCGCTCAACCGCGGCGAGCGGTCGGAGCTGGCGGAGGCCGGCGCGCAGTTGATGTGA
- the menA gene encoding 1,4-dihydroxy-2-naphthoate octaprenyltransferase, whose protein sequence is MSQQFHSPVPGTSFKPILLAARPKTLPAAVVPVWAGCILSWKLTGTFNLWLAICTLGGAVAIQIATNFFNDAIDHAKGADTAKRLGPKRVTASGLMSRGKVMKWAAGFLIAASLFGAFLIEARGWPILAIGIPSLFLAYGYTGGPFPLAYRGMGELFVILFFGFIAVTGTVFVQTGAWPKEALLLGGQVGLLSAVLISINNLRDREEDASTGKHTLAVRCGPKFAVMFIWLQVKLAAFAGLGWVAFGYPYLAIASAPVLLMGLRIIWGLISTPPGPAYNRYLAMGGIQLIMFAAAYHLAAVLKP, encoded by the coding sequence ATGAGTCAACAGTTTCACTCCCCCGTGCCCGGCACTTCGTTCAAACCCATCCTCCTCGCCGCGCGTCCGAAGACGCTGCCCGCAGCCGTCGTCCCGGTGTGGGCGGGCTGCATCCTTTCATGGAAGCTCACCGGCACCTTCAACCTCTGGTTGGCCATCTGCACGCTGGGCGGGGCAGTCGCCATCCAGATCGCGACGAACTTTTTCAACGACGCCATCGACCACGCGAAGGGCGCGGACACGGCGAAACGGCTGGGGCCGAAGCGGGTGACGGCCTCCGGCCTGATGAGCCGCGGGAAGGTGATGAAATGGGCGGCAGGGTTCCTCATCGCCGCGTCGCTGTTCGGCGCGTTCCTCATCGAGGCGCGCGGCTGGCCGATCCTGGCCATCGGCATCCCGTCGCTGTTCCTGGCCTATGGCTATACCGGAGGACCCTTTCCGCTGGCCTACCGCGGCATGGGCGAGCTGTTCGTGATCCTGTTCTTCGGCTTCATCGCGGTGACGGGCACGGTGTTCGTGCAGACCGGCGCGTGGCCGAAGGAGGCGCTGCTGCTGGGCGGGCAGGTCGGCCTGCTGTCTGCGGTGCTCATTTCCATCAATAACCTGCGCGACCGTGAGGAGGACGCCTCCACCGGCAAGCACACGCTGGCCGTCCGCTGCGGGCCGAAGTTCGCGGTGATGTTCATCTGGCTGCAGGTGAAGCTGGCCGCCTTCGCCGGGCTGGGCTGGGTCGCCTTCGGCTATCCGTATCTCGCCATCGCCAGCGCGCCGGTGCTGCTGATGGGGCTGCGGATCATCTGGGGGCTGATCAGCACGCCACCCGGTCCCGCCTACAACCGCTACCTTGCCATGGGCGGCATCCAGCTCATCATGTTCGCGGCGGCCTACCACCTCGCAGCCGTTCTGAAACCATGA
- a CDS encoding AMP-binding protein, translating into MDAALLTDPSFWDDPRPFAPGDDRRALPELPQLEGHVLFQTSGSTGTPKWIALSKSALLLSAACVNRHLGVTEDSRWGLTLPLHHVGGFGVAARCFEAACDCSTYPGKWNAAEFRKWAAERAITHTSMVPTQVHDLVASNLAAPSALRAIVVGGGRLDERTGQAARDLGWPVLASYGMTETSSQIATQSPELLNFPYQTGGIPLLDIWDARAGDDGILEISGPALFSGSLRKDEAGCWIYEERSSEWHRTSDRVLLRERHLTPLGRADQVVKVLGELVDPEEIERELTAISCGILAPGTFAVVPVPDARAEHRLVPVFKNPIPPELVLNLLKEYEIHAPGYRRLQPPVFTESLPCSPLGKILRADLRKLAGG; encoded by the coding sequence ATGGACGCGGCTCTACTGACCGACCCATCGTTCTGGGATGACCCGCGGCCATTCGCGCCGGGGGATGACCGGCGCGCCCTGCCGGAACTGCCGCAACTGGAAGGGCATGTCCTGTTCCAGACATCCGGCAGCACCGGCACGCCGAAATGGATCGCCCTTTCCAAGTCCGCGCTGCTGCTCTCCGCAGCCTGCGTGAACCGCCACCTCGGCGTGACGGAGGACTCCCGCTGGGGATTGACCCTGCCGCTCCACCATGTCGGCGGCTTCGGCGTGGCGGCGCGTTGTTTCGAGGCGGCGTGCGATTGCTCCACCTATCCGGGAAAGTGGAACGCAGCGGAGTTCCGGAAGTGGGCGGCGGAAAGGGCCATCACCCACACCTCGATGGTGCCCACGCAGGTCCATGACCTGGTGGCGTCCAATCTGGCGGCACCCTCCGCCCTCCGGGCCATCGTGGTGGGCGGCGGCAGGCTGGATGAACGGACCGGACAGGCGGCAAGGGATCTCGGCTGGCCGGTCCTGGCCAGCTACGGCATGACGGAGACCAGCTCGCAGATCGCCACGCAATCCCCGGAGCTACTGAATTTCCCGTATCAAACCGGCGGCATCCCGCTGCTCGACATCTGGGACGCCCGCGCGGGGGACGACGGCATCCTGGAGATCTCCGGACCGGCGCTTTTCTCCGGCAGCCTGCGCAAGGACGAGGCAGGCTGCTGGATCTACGAGGAACGCAGTAGTGAATGGCACCGCACCTCCGACAGGGTGCTGTTACGGGAACGCCACCTCACGCCGCTCGGCCGCGCCGACCAGGTCGTCAAGGTGCTGGGGGAACTGGTGGATCCGGAGGAGATCGAGCGCGAGCTGACCGCGATCTCCTGTGGGATCCTCGCGCCCGGGACCTTCGCCGTTGTTCCCGTCCCGGATGCGCGGGCGGAGCACCGGCTCGTCCCCGTTTTCAAAAATCCGATCCCGCCGGAGTTGGTCCTCAACCTGCTAAAGGAGTATGAAATCCATGCACCAGGATACCGCCGCCTCCAGCCACCCGTGTTCACCGAATCGCTTCCTTGCAGCCCGCTTGGAAAAATACTCCGGGCCGATCTACGAAAGTTGGCCGGCGGCTGA